From Penaeus monodon isolate SGIC_2016 chromosome 6, NSTDA_Pmon_1, whole genome shotgun sequence, the proteins below share one genomic window:
- the LOC119574195 gene encoding dnaJ homolog subfamily C member 9-like, translating into MPSILEACEDLFGVSCLYKVLGVEKSARENELKKAYHRVSLKVHPDRVSEDDKQEATQKFQTLGKVYSILSDKDRRAVYDETGEVDDENLAPDDRDWDQYWRLLFKKITVDDIKNFEESYKESEEEKADLKQAYIDGEGDMNYILDNVLCCTIEDEPRFRKLIQGWIKKNEVRAFENFTRENKQKKEARKRKADREAEEAEEMKKELGLGDTTDSLRALILKRGKEREQEADAFLDSLAAKYGGGGSGGKKKSSKKKQK; encoded by the exons ATGCCTAGTATCCTAGAGGCGTGCGAGGATCTCTTCGGGGTCTCCTGCCTCTACAAGGTGTTGGGCGTCGAGAAAAGCGCCCGGGAGAACGAGC tcaAGAAAGCTTATCACCGAGTATCACTGAAAGTCCACCCTGATAGAGTGAGTGAAGATGATAAGCAAGAAGCAACACAGAAGTTTCAAACTTTAGGCAAAGTCTACTCCATCCTCTCCGATAAGGATCGACGAGCTGTGTATGATGAGACAG GAGAGGTCGATGATGAGAACCTTGCCCCTGATGACCGTGACTGGGACCAGTATTGGAGACTCCTCTTCAAAAAGATCACTGTGGATGATATCAAGAACTTTGAAGAATCTTATAAGG aatctgaagaggaaaaggcagACCTGAAGCAAGCTTACATTGACGGTGAGGGTGACATGAACTATATACTCGACAATGTATTGTGCTGCACCATTGAGGATGAGCCAAG gtTTAGAAAACTAATTCAAGGTTGGATCAAGAAGAATGAGGTTCGTGCCTTTGAGAACTTCACGCGTGAAAACAAGCAGAAGAAAGAGGCAAGAAAACGAAAG GCTGACAGGGAAGCTGAGGAGgcagaggagatgaagaaggaactGGGTCTTGGAGACACCACTGACAGCCTGAGAGCTCTTATCCTTAAGCGGGGGAAGGAGCGTGAGCAGGAGGCAGATGCCTTCTTGGACTCACTTGCTGCCAAATATGGTGGAGGAGGatcaggagggaaaaagaaaagctcaaagaagaagcagaaatga